One genomic segment of Vespa velutina chromosome 10, iVesVel2.1, whole genome shotgun sequence includes these proteins:
- the LOC124952644 gene encoding uncharacterized protein LOC124952644 isoform X2 — translation MASMCGSSKSHPALTTSSYYRSGTYPYQSDYYFPPRSTWSRVPAHPTKKQNGNSTWKIGSAMLIISAMLVLIAVLAIAGLALWLGALRNDSKNAIVGFYCNFRVIKGERYNPMLKLNTSMVFRDKERKYKNIFELLFRRSVLSPAYKQTIIDKFENGTFKVFFRLYLDRRKIPRSITNIEDTIEDIIAKETYSLSSLFKDLELDLASINVKRISQEIATNQKQTNQQRNAMITKNGLLRPNRTSPLITGTKPKSKPTKIESSEPEIDFNNIPTIQGTYKATKINETMKNSTKIDVKIESNVKNFSKISQLDEVLKSTVSKIEDTTKLELTSAEPISTTTKDRTTNRIGVTTETIDHQKEITLSSIKVSSTTTSSTNSVIFNDFHKPDFETSPWKPIVPGYVNTELKLLPETTVSSGNIDIDSTVKNSTYNIQDKVIDNPKLPNRIPESLDPLNTRMDVPGMSTLDEEDTDFPHDRIVPEDMVNFRVNGKFKNKIPGLMDDGNVFTAPTPAAETFNRPSIEVSGQLPSETYDLRLSTSSELTKADGAKQHYYQTIDQTRTKIELANSTNEPKENSSSTMSSIASRWNLQTVKSKPSLTEESDPESVSGIGIAEPVPDVEENLETRSRLSGIEALDKEQNDALRDRKVDQRPIYTSYRSPDLSGSAVRPSLIENPGTLKPFRHTIPVDKITSAIVSEDDNKRLPLISPNQNTKISSSVNNNDNKHIEKAEIKDKWITSMNIKEATEMINADRKNTSAESSVKIANIELAESTKPTKLNGEEMIDDEKILKLSTTEIYSELLHPSYNNGQKLIMKDEGNKEVISEKLTSNVSRNSTFIEVDTLQHVPNQTDEESTNDFDSKNSANRGENVSINPHLTTTPGTRKKIYNDTLKAYVVENLVTLAPVKSNTGVGRPIRPRPKIENEKVTKPSEKTSANKNSVERLDETALLEQLFGLQGLERDNNKRNSNLSKGKLVDGIETNNATNSSDNKHTHIEQIVEVVTSVSTKISSKQNPDRVVLRFVVTNSTSPPIIHSDSNTKLEKHSLENTEEKRSFKEEKLNADPIKIQTSDRKISTLEENRYLLDKLKQLAEVRTHDKPIVTIHKNSSNISLDNLNSKIKEGSSPSNDQRFLQNFDELKKIADVAMGNETLKNGSALFTLSRDGVRILTKIMNKVEEDDLKHQANQTNEESPVFMTDNCQGGGFQCNDGKCLPSSARCNMLGECSNSEDEASCTCADFLKAQLLQQKICDGTADCWDYSDETDCDWCVEGQFVCGNSRYCVDQSKVCDGFRDCPTGEDEKKCAALIEEYVEDYKKVADELKNKSIILESKNESDDVFVKSEDYSYDSENNRDVPFDQEAVESTLSKTTTLPDSFDLPSSRETYGSVVETTILPDEPTNSPNLVSGREISLNLRNSLVDRTSFHAKEDSLITSTQGFKKELNGYNDKGYLNIRKNGKWGKLCLNSTNNFRQEKQTTWSIEDLGRAVCKAITYQDYERVERVLDENPSSGNSYYVLSFNEKPSDKTVLTFKPSNCPSGQVLKVKCKNLECGIRTQAPSQARIVGGGSSSAGSWPWQVALYKEGDYQCGGALINDKWILSAAHCFYRALDEYWVARIGATRRGSFPSPHEQLLRLDHIVLHPDYIDNGFINDIALLRLERSVTFSDYVRPVCLPQNEPKSGTTCTVTGWGQLFEIGRIFPDTLQEVQLPLISTEECRRKTIFLPLYRITSGMLCAGLKDGGRDACLGDSGGPLVCSGSDNKYTIHGITSNGYGCARPGRPGVYTKVHHYLSYIERVIISKNDVPSSIASCKGHRCPLGECLPKSRVCNGFLECSDGSDERDCTTTFR, via the exons AGCGACTATTACTTTCCACCACGATCTACATGGTCAAGGGTACCAGCACATccaacgaaaaaacaaaatggcaATTCGACGTGGAAAATCGGTAGCGCGATGCTGATAATATCGGCGATGCTCGTATTAATCGCTGTACTTGCGATCGCCGGACTTGCACTCTGGTTGGGTG CATTGAGGAACGATTCCAAAAATG cGATCGTTGGATTCTATTGCAATTTCAGAGTAATTAAGGGAGAAAGGTATAATCCGATGTTGAAGTTGAACACGAGTATGGTGTTTcgagataaggaaagaaagtacaaaaatatt TTCGAATTGTTGTTCAGAAGAAGCGTTTTGAGTCCAGCTTACAAGCAAACGATTATAGACAAATTTGAGAATGGTACATTTAAGGTCTTCTTTAGGCTATACTTAGACAGAAGGAAGATACCGAGATCCATCACGAATATCGAAGATACGATAGAGGATATAATAGCTAAGGAAACTTATTCGTTGTCCTCTTTATTCAAGGATCTGGAATTAGATCTCGCCAGTATAAACGTCAAAC GAATAAGTCAGGAGATAGCGACGAATCAGAAACAGACGAATCAGCAGAGAAATGCTATGATAACGAAAAATGGTCTCCTTCGACCAAATAGAACGAGTCCTCTTATAACGGGCACCAAACCAAAGTCTAAACCAACGAAGATAGAATCTAGCGAACCTGAAAtcgatttcaataatattccaACGATTCAAGGAACTTATAAGGCGACGAAGATCAACGAAACTATGAAGAATTCTACTAAAATAGATGTTAAGATCGAGTCCAATGTTAAAAACTTTAGTAAGATTTCGCAATTGGACGAAGTTTTAAAGAGTACTGTTTCGAAGATCGAGGATACTACGAAATTAGAATTAACTTCTGCAGAACCAATTTCTACCACGACGAAGGACAGAACAACGAATAGAATCGGTGTAACGACCGAGACAATTGATCACCAAAAGGAAATTACTTTATCTTCCATAAAAGTGTCGTCCACTACTACGAGTAGTACAAACAGCGTGATCTTTAATGATTTTCACAAGCCAGATTTTGAAACGTCACCTTGGAAACCAATAGTTCCTGGATACGTTAATAccgaattgaaattattaccGGAAACCACAGTATCGTCAGGTAACATTGATATCGATTCGACTGTCAAAAATTCAACGTACAATATTCAGGATAAGGTCATTGACAATCCAAAATTGCCTAATCGAATTCCTGAAAGTTTAGATCCTTTGAATACGCGCATGGATGTACCAGGTATGAGTACATTGGACGAGGAAGATACTGATTTTCCGCACGACAGAATCGTACCCGAAGATATGGTGAATTTTAGAGTAAACGGTAAATTCAAGAACAAGATTCCAGGATTGATGGACGATGGTAACGTGTTTACAGCACCGACACCTGCGGCTGAAACTTTCAACAGGCCGAGCATCGAAGTGTCCGGTCAATTACCATCCGAAACTTATGATCTACGATTGAGTACTTCTTCGGAATTGACCAAAGCTGATGGTGCGAAACAACATTATTATCAGACGATCGATCAAACCAGAACGAAAATCGAACTGGCGAACTCGACGAACGAGCCAAAGGAAAATTCTTCATCGACAATGAGTTCCATCGCTTCAAGATGGAATCTCCAAACAGTCAAATCTAAGCCTTCTTTGACAGAGGAATCAGATCCGGAATCAGTGTCCGGAATCGGTATCGCCGAACCTGTTCCCGatgtagaagaaaatttagaaaCGAGAAGTCGATTAAGTGGAATCGAGGCACTCGACAAAGAACAAAACGACGCTTTACGCGACAGAAAGGTCGATCAGAGACCGATTTATACGAGCTACCGAAGTCCTGATCTAAGTGGTAGCGCGGTTAGGCCCAGTCTCATAGAAAATCCTGGAACTTTAAAACCCTTTCGACATACCATTCCTGTTGACAAAATTACATCGGCAATTGTTTCAGAAGATGATAACAAAAGGCTCCCATTGATATCACCCAATCAGAATACAAAAATTTCATCGTCCgtcaataacaatgataacaaaCATATCGAAAAGGCAGAGATAAAGGATAAGTGGATAACGTCGATGAATATTAAAGAAGCCACCGAGATGATTAACGCTGATCGAAAAAATACAAGTGCAGAGTCATCCGTTAAAATCGCAAATATCGAATTGGCCGAATCAACGAAACCAACGAAATTGAACGGCGAAGAAATGATAGACGACGAGAAGATTCTTAAACTAAGTACGACCGAAATTTATTCGGAACTGTTACATCCATCTTATAACAATGGACAGAAATTGATCATGAAGgacgaaggaaataaagaagttATATCGGAAAAGCTAACGTCCAACGTTTCGAGAAATTCTACCTTCATCGAAGTTGATACTCTACAACATGTTCCCAATCAAACGGATGAAGAAAGTACGAATGATTTTGATAGTAAAAATTCAGCGAATAGGGGAGAAAATGTTTCGATTAATCCTCACTTGACAACTACACCAGGTACACGTAAAAAAATCTACAATGACACGTTGAAGGCCTACGTTGTTGAAAATTTGGTGACCTTAGCACCTGTTAAAAGTAACACTGGAGTTGGCAGGCCCATCAGACCAAGAcctaaaattgaaaatgagaAAGTCACGAAACCTTCGGAAAAAACATCCGCGAATAAGAATTCCGTGGAACGATTAGACGAAACAGCGTTACTGGAACAATTGTTTGGTCTTCAGGGTTTAGAAAGGGATAACAACAAACGTAATTCCAATCTTTCCAAAGGAAAACTCGTCGATGGTATAGAAACGAATAATGCGACAAATTCTTCCGATAACAAACATACTCACATCGAACAAATCGTCGAAGTTGTAACTTCTGTTAGTACAAAGATATCGTCCAAACAAAATCCTGATCGAGTTGTTCTCAGATTCGTCGTAACTAATTCAACTTCTCCTCCTATTATTCATTCCGACTCTAATACGAAATTGGAAAAGCATTCGTTAGAAAATACGGAAGAAAAACGTTCGttcaaggaagaaaaactaaaCGCCGATCCGATAAAGATACAAACTTCTGATAGGAAAATTTCGACGTTAGAAGAGAATCGATATCTTTTGGACAAATTGAAGCAATTAGCGGAAGTAAGAACCCATGACAAACCTATCGTGACGATTCACAAAAATTCATCGAACATATCCTTAGATAATCTGAATTCTAAAATTAAAGAAGGATCATCACCATCGAATGATCAAAGATTCTTACAAAATTTTGatgaattgaaaaagatcGCGGACGTAGCGATGGGAAATGAAACGTTGAAAAATGGCAGTGCTCTGTTCACATTGAGTCGAGACGGCGTAAGGATTCTCACGAAGATAATGAACAAAGTTGAAGAAGATGATTTAAAACATCAAGCAAATCAGACGAACGAAGAAAGTCCTGTATTTATGACTG ATAACTGTCAAGGGGGGGGCTTCCAGTGCAACGACGGCAAATGTTTGCCATCCAGTGCGAGATGCAATATGCTTGGCGAATGTTCGAATTCGGAAGACGAGGCCAGCTGTACGTGCGCGGACTTTTTAAAGGCACAACTTCTACAACAAAAGATATGCGATGGTACAGCGGATTGTTGGGATTATTCCGACGAAACAGATTGTG ATTGGTGTGTCGAGGGTCAGTTCGTTTGCGGTAACAGCAGGTACTGTGTGGATCAGAGCAAGGTTTGCGATGGTTTCCGAGACTGTCCTACTGGAgaggatgaaaagaaatgtgCCGCACTGATCGAGGAATACGttgaagattataaaaaagtaGCTGAcgagttaaaaaataaaagcataattttggaaagtaaaaatgaaagtgACGATGTCTTCGTCAAGTCGGAAGATTATTCGTACGATTCGGAGAACAATCGAGATGTACCGTTCGATCAAGAAGCAGTTGAATCCACCTTATCAAAAACAACCACCCTTCCTGATTCCTTTGACCTTCCATCGAGCAGAGAAACCTATGGGTCCGTCGTAGAAACGACCATTTTACCGGATGAACCAACGAATTCTCCGAATCTCGTATCAGGAAGAGAAATATCCTTGAATTTGAGAAACAGTCTCGTTGATAGAACGTCTTTTCACGCGAAAGAAGATTCTCTGATAACCTCCACGCaaggatttaaaaaagaactgAATGGTTACAATGACAAAGGTTAtctaaatataagaaaaaatggaaagtgGGGGAAACTTTGCTTAAATTCTACGAACAATTTTCGTCAGGAAAAACAGACTACTTGGAGCATCGAGGATCTTGGTAGAGCAGTCTGCAAAGCAATCACGTATCA AGATTACGAGAGAGTCGAAAGAGTCCTGGATGAAAATCCATCCTCCGGCAATTCTTATTACGTACTCTCATTTAACGAGAAACCGTCCGACAAAACCGTGTTAACCTTCAAGCCGTCCAACTGTCCGAGCGGCCAAGTTCTCAAGGTCAAGTGCAAGAATCTCGAATGTGGAATAAGGACGCAGGCTCCGTCGCAGGCAAG GATCGTCGGGGGCGGCAGTTCATCGGCAGGAAGTTGGCCGTGGCAAGTAGCTCTCTACAAGGAAGGTGATTATCAATGCGGAGGAGCTCTTATCAATGACAAATGGATTCTCTCTGCAGCCCACTGCTTTTATCG tgCTCTCGACGAATATTGGGTTGCAAGGATAGGTGCTACTAGAAGAGGAAGCTTTCCAAGTCCACACGAGCAACTTTTACGACTGGATCACATCGTCCTTCATCCGGATTACATTGATAATGGATTCATTAACGACATAGCTCTTCTTAGACTCGAAAGATCGGTTACGTTCAGTGATTACGTCAGACCGGTATGCCTTCCGCAGAACGAACCAAAAAGTGGGACTACTTGCACTGTCACCGGTTGGGGACAATTGTTTGAGATCGGCAGAATATTTC CTGATACTTTGCAAGAAGTCCAACTGCCTCTGATATCAACGGAGGAATGCCGAAGGAAAACAATCTTCTTACCGTTGTATAGAATCACATCAGGAATGCTTTGTGCTGGATTAAAAGATGGCGGAAGGGATGCATGTTTGGGTGACAGCGGTGGTCCTTTGGTTTGTTCAGGATCTGACAATAAATATACCATTCATG gtaTCACTTCAAACGGATATGGTTGTGCCAGACCTGGAAGGCCTGGTGTTTATACGAAAGTTCATCATTATCTATCGTACATCGAACGTGTTATCATCTCGAAAAACGATGTACCGTCCTCGATAGCCTCCTGTAAAGGACACAGATGTCCATTGGGCGAATGCTTACCCAAATCCCGAGTCTGCAATGGATTCCTCGAATGTTCCGACGGTAGCGACGAACGTGATTGCACGACGACTTTCCGATAA
- the LOC124952644 gene encoding uncharacterized protein LOC124952644 isoform X1, whose product MASMCGSSKSHPALTTSSYYRSGTYPYQSDYYFPPRSTWSRVPAHPTKKQNGNSTWKIGSAMLIISAMLVLIAVLAIAGLALWLGALRNDSKNAIVGFYCNFRVIKGERYNPMLKLNTSMVFRDKERKYKNIFELLFRRSVLSPAYKQTIIDKFENGTFKVFFRLYLDRRKIPRSITNIEDTIEDIIAKETYSLSSLFKDLELDLASINVKRISQEIATNQKQTNQQRNAMITKNGLLRPNRTSPLITGTKPKSKPTKIESSEPEIDFNNIPTIQGTYKATKINETMKNSTKIDVKIESNVKNFSKISQLDEVLKSTVSKIEDTTKLELTSAEPISTTTKDRTTNRIGVTTETIDHQKEITLSSIKVSSTTTSSTNSVIFNDFHKPDFETSPWKPIVPGYVNTELKLLPETTVSSGNIDIDSTVKNSTYNIQDKVIDNPKLPNRIPESLDPLNTRMDVPGMSTLDEEDTDFPHDRIVPEDMVNFRVNGKFKNKIPGLMDDGNVFTAPTPAAETFNRPSIEVSGQLPSETYDLRLSTSSELTKADGAKQHYYQTIDQTRTKIELANSTNEPKENSSSTMSSIASRWNLQTVKSKPSLTEESDPESVSGIGIAEPVPDVEENLETRSRLSGIEALDKEQNDALRDRKVDQRPIYTSYRSPDLSGSAVRPSLIENPGTLKPFRHTIPVDKITSAIVSEDDNKRLPLISPNQNTKISSSVNNNDNKHIEKAEIKDKWITSMNIKEATEMINADRKNTSAESSVKIANIELAESTKPTKLNGEEMIDDEKILKLSTTEIYSELLHPSYNNGQKLIMKDEGNKEVISEKLTSNVSRNSTFIEVDTLQHVPNQTDEESTNDFDSKNSANRGENVSINPHLTTTPGTRKKIYNDTLKAYVVENLVTLAPVKSNTGVGRPIRPRPKIENEKVTKPSEKTSANKNSVERLDETALLEQLFGLQGLERDNNKRNSNLSKGKLVDGIETNNATNSSDNKHTHIEQIVEVVTSVSTKISSKQNPDRVVLRFVVTNSTSPPIIHSDSNTKLEKHSLENTEEKRSFKEEKLNADPIKIQTSDRKISTLEENRYLLDKLKQLAEVRTHDKPIVTIHKNSSNISLDNLNSKIKEGSSPSNDQRFLQNFDELKKIADVAMGNETLKNGSALFTLSRDGVRILTKIMNKVEEDDLKHQANQTNEESPVFMTDRIFFTDNCQGGGFQCNDGKCLPSSARCNMLGECSNSEDEASCTCADFLKAQLLQQKICDGTADCWDYSDETDCDWCVEGQFVCGNSRYCVDQSKVCDGFRDCPTGEDEKKCAALIEEYVEDYKKVADELKNKSIILESKNESDDVFVKSEDYSYDSENNRDVPFDQEAVESTLSKTTTLPDSFDLPSSRETYGSVVETTILPDEPTNSPNLVSGREISLNLRNSLVDRTSFHAKEDSLITSTQGFKKELNGYNDKGYLNIRKNGKWGKLCLNSTNNFRQEKQTTWSIEDLGRAVCKAITYQDYERVERVLDENPSSGNSYYVLSFNEKPSDKTVLTFKPSNCPSGQVLKVKCKNLECGIRTQAPSQARIVGGGSSSAGSWPWQVALYKEGDYQCGGALINDKWILSAAHCFYRALDEYWVARIGATRRGSFPSPHEQLLRLDHIVLHPDYIDNGFINDIALLRLERSVTFSDYVRPVCLPQNEPKSGTTCTVTGWGQLFEIGRIFPDTLQEVQLPLISTEECRRKTIFLPLYRITSGMLCAGLKDGGRDACLGDSGGPLVCSGSDNKYTIHGITSNGYGCARPGRPGVYTKVHHYLSYIERVIISKNDVPSSIASCKGHRCPLGECLPKSRVCNGFLECSDGSDERDCTTTFR is encoded by the exons AGCGACTATTACTTTCCACCACGATCTACATGGTCAAGGGTACCAGCACATccaacgaaaaaacaaaatggcaATTCGACGTGGAAAATCGGTAGCGCGATGCTGATAATATCGGCGATGCTCGTATTAATCGCTGTACTTGCGATCGCCGGACTTGCACTCTGGTTGGGTG CATTGAGGAACGATTCCAAAAATG cGATCGTTGGATTCTATTGCAATTTCAGAGTAATTAAGGGAGAAAGGTATAATCCGATGTTGAAGTTGAACACGAGTATGGTGTTTcgagataaggaaagaaagtacaaaaatatt TTCGAATTGTTGTTCAGAAGAAGCGTTTTGAGTCCAGCTTACAAGCAAACGATTATAGACAAATTTGAGAATGGTACATTTAAGGTCTTCTTTAGGCTATACTTAGACAGAAGGAAGATACCGAGATCCATCACGAATATCGAAGATACGATAGAGGATATAATAGCTAAGGAAACTTATTCGTTGTCCTCTTTATTCAAGGATCTGGAATTAGATCTCGCCAGTATAAACGTCAAAC GAATAAGTCAGGAGATAGCGACGAATCAGAAACAGACGAATCAGCAGAGAAATGCTATGATAACGAAAAATGGTCTCCTTCGACCAAATAGAACGAGTCCTCTTATAACGGGCACCAAACCAAAGTCTAAACCAACGAAGATAGAATCTAGCGAACCTGAAAtcgatttcaataatattccaACGATTCAAGGAACTTATAAGGCGACGAAGATCAACGAAACTATGAAGAATTCTACTAAAATAGATGTTAAGATCGAGTCCAATGTTAAAAACTTTAGTAAGATTTCGCAATTGGACGAAGTTTTAAAGAGTACTGTTTCGAAGATCGAGGATACTACGAAATTAGAATTAACTTCTGCAGAACCAATTTCTACCACGACGAAGGACAGAACAACGAATAGAATCGGTGTAACGACCGAGACAATTGATCACCAAAAGGAAATTACTTTATCTTCCATAAAAGTGTCGTCCACTACTACGAGTAGTACAAACAGCGTGATCTTTAATGATTTTCACAAGCCAGATTTTGAAACGTCACCTTGGAAACCAATAGTTCCTGGATACGTTAATAccgaattgaaattattaccGGAAACCACAGTATCGTCAGGTAACATTGATATCGATTCGACTGTCAAAAATTCAACGTACAATATTCAGGATAAGGTCATTGACAATCCAAAATTGCCTAATCGAATTCCTGAAAGTTTAGATCCTTTGAATACGCGCATGGATGTACCAGGTATGAGTACATTGGACGAGGAAGATACTGATTTTCCGCACGACAGAATCGTACCCGAAGATATGGTGAATTTTAGAGTAAACGGTAAATTCAAGAACAAGATTCCAGGATTGATGGACGATGGTAACGTGTTTACAGCACCGACACCTGCGGCTGAAACTTTCAACAGGCCGAGCATCGAAGTGTCCGGTCAATTACCATCCGAAACTTATGATCTACGATTGAGTACTTCTTCGGAATTGACCAAAGCTGATGGTGCGAAACAACATTATTATCAGACGATCGATCAAACCAGAACGAAAATCGAACTGGCGAACTCGACGAACGAGCCAAAGGAAAATTCTTCATCGACAATGAGTTCCATCGCTTCAAGATGGAATCTCCAAACAGTCAAATCTAAGCCTTCTTTGACAGAGGAATCAGATCCGGAATCAGTGTCCGGAATCGGTATCGCCGAACCTGTTCCCGatgtagaagaaaatttagaaaCGAGAAGTCGATTAAGTGGAATCGAGGCACTCGACAAAGAACAAAACGACGCTTTACGCGACAGAAAGGTCGATCAGAGACCGATTTATACGAGCTACCGAAGTCCTGATCTAAGTGGTAGCGCGGTTAGGCCCAGTCTCATAGAAAATCCTGGAACTTTAAAACCCTTTCGACATACCATTCCTGTTGACAAAATTACATCGGCAATTGTTTCAGAAGATGATAACAAAAGGCTCCCATTGATATCACCCAATCAGAATACAAAAATTTCATCGTCCgtcaataacaatgataacaaaCATATCGAAAAGGCAGAGATAAAGGATAAGTGGATAACGTCGATGAATATTAAAGAAGCCACCGAGATGATTAACGCTGATCGAAAAAATACAAGTGCAGAGTCATCCGTTAAAATCGCAAATATCGAATTGGCCGAATCAACGAAACCAACGAAATTGAACGGCGAAGAAATGATAGACGACGAGAAGATTCTTAAACTAAGTACGACCGAAATTTATTCGGAACTGTTACATCCATCTTATAACAATGGACAGAAATTGATCATGAAGgacgaaggaaataaagaagttATATCGGAAAAGCTAACGTCCAACGTTTCGAGAAATTCTACCTTCATCGAAGTTGATACTCTACAACATGTTCCCAATCAAACGGATGAAGAAAGTACGAATGATTTTGATAGTAAAAATTCAGCGAATAGGGGAGAAAATGTTTCGATTAATCCTCACTTGACAACTACACCAGGTACACGTAAAAAAATCTACAATGACACGTTGAAGGCCTACGTTGTTGAAAATTTGGTGACCTTAGCACCTGTTAAAAGTAACACTGGAGTTGGCAGGCCCATCAGACCAAGAcctaaaattgaaaatgagaAAGTCACGAAACCTTCGGAAAAAACATCCGCGAATAAGAATTCCGTGGAACGATTAGACGAAACAGCGTTACTGGAACAATTGTTTGGTCTTCAGGGTTTAGAAAGGGATAACAACAAACGTAATTCCAATCTTTCCAAAGGAAAACTCGTCGATGGTATAGAAACGAATAATGCGACAAATTCTTCCGATAACAAACATACTCACATCGAACAAATCGTCGAAGTTGTAACTTCTGTTAGTACAAAGATATCGTCCAAACAAAATCCTGATCGAGTTGTTCTCAGATTCGTCGTAACTAATTCAACTTCTCCTCCTATTATTCATTCCGACTCTAATACGAAATTGGAAAAGCATTCGTTAGAAAATACGGAAGAAAAACGTTCGttcaaggaagaaaaactaaaCGCCGATCCGATAAAGATACAAACTTCTGATAGGAAAATTTCGACGTTAGAAGAGAATCGATATCTTTTGGACAAATTGAAGCAATTAGCGGAAGTAAGAACCCATGACAAACCTATCGTGACGATTCACAAAAATTCATCGAACATATCCTTAGATAATCTGAATTCTAAAATTAAAGAAGGATCATCACCATCGAATGATCAAAGATTCTTACAAAATTTTGatgaattgaaaaagatcGCGGACGTAGCGATGGGAAATGAAACGTTGAAAAATGGCAGTGCTCTGTTCACATTGAGTCGAGACGGCGTAAGGATTCTCACGAAGATAATGAACAAAGTTGAAGAAGATGATTTAAAACATCAAGCAAATCAGACGAACGAAGAAAGTCCTGTATTTATGACTG ATCGTATATTTTTCACAGATAACTGTCAAGGGGGGGGCTTCCAGTGCAACGACGGCAAATGTTTGCCATCCAGTGCGAGATGCAATATGCTTGGCGAATGTTCGAATTCGGAAGACGAGGCCAGCTGTACGTGCGCGGACTTTTTAAAGGCACAACTTCTACAACAAAAGATATGCGATGGTACAGCGGATTGTTGGGATTATTCCGACGAAACAGATTGTG ATTGGTGTGTCGAGGGTCAGTTCGTTTGCGGTAACAGCAGGTACTGTGTGGATCAGAGCAAGGTTTGCGATGGTTTCCGAGACTGTCCTACTGGAgaggatgaaaagaaatgtgCCGCACTGATCGAGGAATACGttgaagattataaaaaagtaGCTGAcgagttaaaaaataaaagcataattttggaaagtaaaaatgaaagtgACGATGTCTTCGTCAAGTCGGAAGATTATTCGTACGATTCGGAGAACAATCGAGATGTACCGTTCGATCAAGAAGCAGTTGAATCCACCTTATCAAAAACAACCACCCTTCCTGATTCCTTTGACCTTCCATCGAGCAGAGAAACCTATGGGTCCGTCGTAGAAACGACCATTTTACCGGATGAACCAACGAATTCTCCGAATCTCGTATCAGGAAGAGAAATATCCTTGAATTTGAGAAACAGTCTCGTTGATAGAACGTCTTTTCACGCGAAAGAAGATTCTCTGATAACCTCCACGCaaggatttaaaaaagaactgAATGGTTACAATGACAAAGGTTAtctaaatataagaaaaaatggaaagtgGGGGAAACTTTGCTTAAATTCTACGAACAATTTTCGTCAGGAAAAACAGACTACTTGGAGCATCGAGGATCTTGGTAGAGCAGTCTGCAAAGCAATCACGTATCA AGATTACGAGAGAGTCGAAAGAGTCCTGGATGAAAATCCATCCTCCGGCAATTCTTATTACGTACTCTCATTTAACGAGAAACCGTCCGACAAAACCGTGTTAACCTTCAAGCCGTCCAACTGTCCGAGCGGCCAAGTTCTCAAGGTCAAGTGCAAGAATCTCGAATGTGGAATAAGGACGCAGGCTCCGTCGCAGGCAAG GATCGTCGGGGGCGGCAGTTCATCGGCAGGAAGTTGGCCGTGGCAAGTAGCTCTCTACAAGGAAGGTGATTATCAATGCGGAGGAGCTCTTATCAATGACAAATGGATTCTCTCTGCAGCCCACTGCTTTTATCG tgCTCTCGACGAATATTGGGTTGCAAGGATAGGTGCTACTAGAAGAGGAAGCTTTCCAAGTCCACACGAGCAACTTTTACGACTGGATCACATCGTCCTTCATCCGGATTACATTGATAATGGATTCATTAACGACATAGCTCTTCTTAGACTCGAAAGATCGGTTACGTTCAGTGATTACGTCAGACCGGTATGCCTTCCGCAGAACGAACCAAAAAGTGGGACTACTTGCACTGTCACCGGTTGGGGACAATTGTTTGAGATCGGCAGAATATTTC CTGATACTTTGCAAGAAGTCCAACTGCCTCTGATATCAACGGAGGAATGCCGAAGGAAAACAATCTTCTTACCGTTGTATAGAATCACATCAGGAATGCTTTGTGCTGGATTAAAAGATGGCGGAAGGGATGCATGTTTGGGTGACAGCGGTGGTCCTTTGGTTTGTTCAGGATCTGACAATAAATATACCATTCATG gtaTCACTTCAAACGGATATGGTTGTGCCAGACCTGGAAGGCCTGGTGTTTATACGAAAGTTCATCATTATCTATCGTACATCGAACGTGTTATCATCTCGAAAAACGATGTACCGTCCTCGATAGCCTCCTGTAAAGGACACAGATGTCCATTGGGCGAATGCTTACCCAAATCCCGAGTCTGCAATGGATTCCTCGAATGTTCCGACGGTAGCGACGAACGTGATTGCACGACGACTTTCCGATAA